A single genomic interval of Solimonas sp. K1W22B-7 harbors:
- a CDS encoding LysR family transcriptional regulator: protein MHPKISLEQWRALATVVEAGGYAQASEQLHKTQSSVTYAVQKIERLLGLKAFTIEGRKAVLTPAGHVLHRRARALLDEALSLEHGAASLAAGWEPEVRLAAEIIFPTWALLRCFASFAQEQPQTRIQLYESVLGGTDELLMERRVDFAIAAHVPQGFAGDALMPLRFIAAAHPDHPLHQLGRELDFRDLRKHRQLVIRDTAQQRVREAGSWQEAEQRYTFSNKATAIAAACLGLGFSWYPEDTIRAELAEGRLKPLPLREGRERFVQLYLVFADRDYPGRAAWRLGEIIRETVATLCAQEASTRRQTPLS, encoded by the coding sequence ATGCATCCGAAAATCAGCCTGGAACAATGGCGTGCGCTGGCCACGGTGGTGGAGGCGGGCGGCTATGCCCAGGCCTCGGAGCAGCTGCACAAGACCCAGTCGTCGGTGACCTATGCGGTGCAGAAGATCGAACGCCTGCTGGGCCTCAAGGCCTTTACCATCGAGGGGCGCAAGGCGGTGCTGACCCCCGCCGGCCACGTGCTCCACCGCCGTGCCCGCGCCCTGCTCGACGAGGCGCTGTCGCTGGAGCATGGCGCCGCCAGCCTCGCCGCCGGCTGGGAGCCGGAGGTGCGGCTGGCGGCCGAGATCATCTTTCCCACCTGGGCGCTGCTGCGCTGCTTCGCAAGCTTTGCGCAGGAGCAGCCGCAGACCCGCATCCAGCTGTACGAGAGCGTGCTCGGCGGCACCGACGAGTTGCTGATGGAACGGCGCGTCGACTTCGCCATCGCCGCGCACGTGCCGCAGGGGTTCGCCGGAGACGCGCTGATGCCCCTGCGCTTCATTGCCGCGGCGCATCCCGATCATCCGCTGCACCAGCTGGGCCGCGAGCTGGACTTCCGCGACCTGCGCAAGCATCGCCAGCTGGTGATCCGCGATACCGCGCAGCAGCGCGTGCGCGAGGCCGGCAGCTGGCAGGAAGCGGAGCAGCGCTACACCTTCAGCAACAAGGCCACGGCCATCGCCGCCGCCTGCCTGGGCCTGGGTTTCTCCTGGTACCCGGAAGACACCATTCGTGCCGAGCTGGCCGAGGGGCGCCTCAAGCCGCTGCCGTTGCGCGAAGGGCGCGAGCGCTTCGTGCAGCTCTACCTGGTGTTTGCCGACCGCGACTATCCCGGCCGCGCCGCCTGGCGCCTGGGCGAGATCATCCGTGAGACCGTCGCCACACTTTGCGCACAGGAGGCTTCGACGCGCAGGCAAACGCCGCTAAGCTAA
- a CDS encoding FMN-dependent NADH-azoreductase, translating to MSNQTRNILQISTSLNGENSQSSRLAARYVAAQNGARVTIRDLAAEPVPHLDGARFGAFITPPEQRTAEQNAVVAYSDALIAELKRADVIVLGLPLYNFGIPSQLKSWIDHVARAGQTFRYTANGPEGLVKGKKAYVFATRGGIYAGTALDTQTGYIRDFLRFIGVEDVEFVYAEGLAISEESREGALGKAQEQIDRLAA from the coding sequence ATGAGCAACCAGACCCGCAACATCCTGCAGATCAGCACCAGCCTGAACGGTGAAAACAGCCAGTCGAGCCGCCTGGCCGCCCGCTATGTCGCGGCGCAGAACGGCGCCCGCGTCACGATCCGCGACCTGGCCGCCGAGCCGGTGCCCCACCTGGACGGCGCCCGCTTCGGCGCCTTCATCACCCCGCCGGAACAGCGCACGGCCGAGCAGAACGCCGTGGTCGCCTATTCCGACGCCCTGATCGCCGAACTGAAGCGCGCCGACGTCATCGTGCTGGGCCTGCCGCTGTACAACTTCGGCATCCCTTCGCAGCTGAAGAGCTGGATCGACCATGTCGCCCGCGCCGGCCAGACCTTCCGCTACACCGCCAACGGCCCCGAGGGCCTGGTGAAGGGCAAGAAGGCCTATGTCTTCGCCACCCGCGGCGGCATCTATGCCGGCACGGCGCTGGACACGCAGACCGGCTACATCCGCGACTTCCTGCGCTTCATCGGCGTCGAGGACGTGGAGTTCGTCTACGCCGAGGGCCTGGCGATCTCGGAAGAGAGCCGCGAAGGCGCCCTGGGCAAGGCCCAGGAACAGATCGACCGGCTGGCGGCGTAA
- a CDS encoding DoxX family protein translates to MNNFFDRFRDPLVLLGRLLIATIFVGAGYSKIGGYEATQGYMAAMGVPGALLPLVIFAELGGGLAIVLGFLTRLAALGLAVFSIASAVIFHGGSADQVQQIMFMKNLAMAGGFLFLVAHGGGKYSLDAKLFGKS, encoded by the coding sequence GTGAACAACTTTTTCGACCGCTTCCGCGATCCCCTCGTCCTGCTCGGGCGCCTGCTGATCGCCACGATCTTCGTCGGCGCCGGCTACAGCAAGATCGGTGGCTACGAGGCCACCCAGGGCTACATGGCCGCGATGGGCGTGCCCGGAGCGCTGCTGCCGCTGGTGATCTTCGCCGAACTCGGCGGCGGCCTGGCCATCGTGCTCGGCTTCCTGACGCGCCTGGCGGCACTGGGCCTGGCGGTGTTCAGCATCGCCTCGGCGGTGATCTTCCATGGCGGCAGTGCCGACCAGGTGCAGCAGATCATGTTCATGAAGAACCTGGCGATGGCCGGCGGCTTCCTGTTCCTGGTCGCGCACGGCGGCGGCAAATACAGCCTCGACGCCAAGCTGTTCGGCAAGAGCTGA